From the Simkaniaceae bacterium genome, one window contains:
- a CDS encoding mechanosensitive ion channel family protein yields the protein MEKWIVGNLIGTAVLLLVILTVRTLAARYIRTTNKNWTSQQRLRGLGYLRTFSVVLFLLGMIYIWGEQIQGLALSLFAIALAIVISVKETFMNLNGAFLRLQGHAYEIGDRICVKGMRGDVIDVSLLSTTVMEIGEGGSSYQLTGRKIVFPNSMLLTEFVINESFLGNYHMIDLTFPMYVTDNWKKGRDILMQIAKEECAPYLDHARNRVRMLEKSRSIELPSVEPRVSLHMPKSGKLNIYLRVPCPAHLKERLSQVITTRFLEQFYPPENENPMEQGLSPQSP from the coding sequence ATGGAAAAGTGGATTGTTGGGAACCTGATTGGGACGGCGGTTCTCCTTCTTGTCATTTTAACCGTTAGAACGTTAGCTGCCCGTTATATTCGAACGACAAATAAAAACTGGACGTCTCAACAGCGCCTCAGAGGGCTTGGGTATCTTCGTACTTTTTCCGTCGTTCTTTTTCTCCTTGGAATGATCTATATTTGGGGGGAGCAGATTCAAGGTCTTGCTCTTTCGCTTTTTGCCATCGCTTTGGCTATCGTTATCTCGGTAAAGGAAACTTTTATGAACCTCAACGGGGCTTTTTTAAGGCTCCAGGGGCATGCCTATGAGATTGGTGATCGCATCTGCGTTAAGGGAATGCGCGGAGATGTCATTGATGTCTCATTGTTATCGACCACCGTCATGGAAATCGGTGAAGGGGGCTCTAGTTACCAGCTAACGGGGCGCAAGATTGTCTTCCCCAACAGTATGCTTCTCACTGAATTTGTGATTAACGAGTCGTTCCTTGGCAATTATCACATGATCGATCTCACCTTTCCTATGTACGTCACGGACAATTGGAAGAAGGGACGCGACATTTTAATGCAGATCGCTAAGGAAGAGTGCGCGCCTTATCTAGATCATGCCCGTAATCGGGTTCGTATGCTCGAAAAAAGCCGCAGCATTGAGCTTCCTTCAGTTGAGCCGAGAGTGAGCCTCCACATGCCCAAGTCCGGGAAGCTCAACATCTATCTTAGAGTCCCTTGTCCCGCTCATTTAAAAGAGCGGCTCTCACAGGTGATTACTACGCGGTTTTTAGAGCAGTTTTATCCACCCGAAAATGAAAATCCGATGGAACAGGGGCTAAGCCCGCAATCTCCCTGA